From Selenihalanaerobacter shriftii, a single genomic window includes:
- the miaA gene encoding tRNA (adenosine(37)-N6)-dimethylallyltransferase MiaA — MNEPLVAIIGPTAVGKTELSLELAKRLNTEIISGDSMQVYKEMDIGTAKPTPEERQGIPHHMIDILSPDEDFSVAEFQERVDKIIPEIIERDKLPMLVGGTGLYIKALIQGFIFPDMESDWDLRERLEADANEHGTEYVHDKLKEIDSILADKLHPNDLRRVIRGIEVYKQTGQTSTYFKKKAKERPPRYRAVKIGLRRDREELYDRINRRVDLMVEQGLVEEVKKLYNAGYDESLTAMQGLGYKEIIGYLEGEYDLNEAIRLIKRDTRHFAKRQLTWFRKDEEINWFDVDRLEFSEVIKRAEQLIKNKLTAGDLKLTEG; from the coding sequence ATGAATGAACCATTAGTAGCAATTATTGGGCCTACTGCTGTAGGAAAAACAGAATTATCTTTAGAATTGGCTAAAAGATTGAATACAGAAATTATATCTGGAGATTCAATGCAAGTCTATAAAGAAATGGATATTGGTACAGCTAAACCAACTCCTGAAGAACGTCAAGGTATTCCGCATCATATGATTGATATTCTTTCTCCAGATGAAGATTTTAGTGTAGCTGAATTTCAAGAAAGAGTAGATAAAATAATTCCGGAAATAATTGAGCGAGATAAGCTTCCTATGTTAGTTGGAGGTACTGGCTTATATATTAAGGCTTTAATTCAAGGTTTTATTTTCCCTGATATGGAATCTGACTGGGACTTAAGAGAAAGATTAGAAGCAGATGCTAATGAACATGGTACTGAGTATGTACATGATAAACTTAAAGAGATTGATTCAATTTTAGCAGATAAATTACACCCAAATGACTTACGAAGAGTAATTAGAGGGATTGAAGTCTATAAACAAACTGGGCAGACCAGTACCTATTTTAAAAAGAAAGCTAAAGAGCGTCCTCCTCGATATAGAGCTGTTAAGATTGGTCTTAGAAGAGATAGAGAAGAATTATATGACCGAATTAATCGCCGAGTAGACTTAATGGTTGAACAGGGACTAGTTGAGGAAGTTAAAAAGCTGTATAATGCTGGTTATGATGAAAGTTTAACTGCTATGCAAGGTTTAGGTTATAAAGAAATAATCGGTTACTTAGAAGGAGAATATGACTTAAATGAAGCTATTAGATTAATAAAAAGAGATACAAGACATTTTGCTAAGCGGCAATTGACCTGGTTTAGAAAAGATGAAGAGATTAATTGGTTTGATGTAGATAGACTTGAATTTTCAGAGGTAATTAAACGAGCAGAACAACTAATTAAAAATAAATTAACAGCTGGAGATTTGAAACTGACAGAAGGGTAA